One Pseudomonas abieticivorans genomic region harbors:
- a CDS encoding DUF4129 domain-containing protein, whose protein sequence is MRLTDTTLAIRPRSPWEALDLGVLLAQRHRRLLMLSWAIISLPVFAALSLVFWDSPTLAVVLFWWLKPLFERLPLYILSQALFEAPPTLGQALRQWPRLLKAQWLPSLLWRRFSLSRSFSLPVQQLEGLAGPARQRRLAILRQRNGGAARWLTLVGCHLEMALWAGLMSLLYLLLPQQIEIDWNWHQLIATAEDDWLWLGHLTNLFYALVLVLWEPIYVACGFTLYLNRRTLLEAWDIELVLRSLRARLGASAVLLLALGLGLGALPPPVLAADTARLDSPRLLNQAVTSQASQQDIKAILAKPPFSNPQTVTRWRLGDETAPAKPTPASGLRDWFNSTLLNRIAQAFEFLLWGALIGLVGLVAWHYRQWLQAFVGRRPSPANKPGAPPEQLFGLEVRPDSLPADIAASAEQLWASQPREALGLLYRGLLSRLLRDYQLPLKSADTEGQILTHIDSLRQPQLSAYSARLTRHWQDLAYGHRLPAQRLRAELCQGWRELFDPKAQP, encoded by the coding sequence ATGCGCCTGACTGATACCACCCTGGCGATCCGCCCACGCTCACCGTGGGAAGCACTGGACCTGGGCGTGCTGCTGGCCCAACGGCACCGGCGCCTGTTGATGCTCAGCTGGGCCATCATCAGCCTGCCGGTTTTCGCGGCACTGAGCCTGGTGTTCTGGGATTCGCCGACGCTGGCCGTGGTGCTGTTCTGGTGGCTGAAGCCGTTGTTCGAGCGCCTGCCGTTGTACATCCTCTCCCAGGCCCTGTTCGAAGCGCCGCCGACCCTGGGCCAGGCGCTGCGCCAGTGGCCGCGCCTGCTCAAGGCGCAATGGTTGCCCAGCCTGCTGTGGCGACGTTTCAGCCTTAGCCGCAGTTTCAGCCTGCCAGTGCAACAGCTGGAGGGCTTGGCCGGCCCCGCACGGCAGCGGCGCCTGGCCATCCTGCGCCAGCGCAATGGCGGTGCCGCGCGTTGGCTGACCCTGGTCGGCTGCCACCTGGAGATGGCCTTGTGGGCCGGGCTGATGAGCCTGCTGTACCTACTGTTGCCGCAACAGATCGAAATCGACTGGAACTGGCACCAATTGATTGCCACCGCCGAAGACGACTGGTTGTGGCTTGGCCACCTGACCAACCTGTTCTATGCCTTGGTGTTAGTGCTGTGGGAACCGATCTACGTGGCGTGCGGCTTTACCCTGTACCTCAATCGCCGCACCCTGCTCGAAGCCTGGGACATTGAACTGGTGCTGCGCAGCCTGCGCGCCCGCCTGGGTGCCAGCGCCGTGTTGCTGCTGGCGCTGGGCCTGGGCTTGGGCGCCCTGCCCCCGCCCGTGCTGGCCGCAGACACCGCCCGCCTGGACAGTCCGCGCCTGCTCAACCAGGCCGTGACCAGCCAGGCCTCGCAACAGGATATCAAGGCGATCCTCGCCAAACCGCCATTCAGCAACCCACAAACCGTGACCCGCTGGCGCCTGGGCGACGAGACGGCGCCGGCCAAGCCCACGCCGGCCTCGGGTTTGCGCGACTGGTTCAACAGCACGCTCCTGAACCGCATCGCCCAAGCATTTGAGTTCCTGTTGTGGGGCGCCTTGATCGGATTAGTGGGGCTGGTGGCGTGGCACTATCGCCAATGGCTGCAGGCCTTCGTCGGCCGCCGCCCATCGCCTGCGAACAAACCAGGCGCCCCGCCCGAGCAACTGTTTGGCCTTGAAGTGCGCCCCGACAGCTTGCCGGCCGACATCGCCGCCAGCGCTGAACAGCTCTGGGCCAGCCAACCGCGCGAAGCCTTGGGCCTGCTGTACCGCGGCCTGCTCAGCCGGTTGTTGCGCGATTACCAGTTGCCGCTTAAAAGTGCCGACACCGAAGGCCAGATCCTGACCCACATCGACAGCCTTCGGCAGCCGCAGCTCAGCGCCTACAGCGCGCGCTTGACCCGCCACTGGCAAGACCTCGCCTATGGCCATCGCCTGCCCGCGCAGCGGCTGCGTGCCGAGCTGTGCCAGGGCTGGCGCGAGCTGTTCGACCCCAAGGCTCAACCATGA
- a CDS encoding stage II sporulation protein M, protein MKQSQFESRYQLQWLHFTQQLERLEGNRAERGALSTFAEDYRRLCHHLALARERGYSSHLVDSLQHLALRGHQQLYRRRSHLGASVLQFVLAGFPRLVRREWRFVLCASLLFFVSLILTGLLVYRFPNLIYSIVDPQQVAEMESMYDPDQSRLGPAAERLAGQDWLMFGYYIMNNIGIAFQTFASGLLFGLGSLFFLLFNGLMIGAVAGHLSEIGYGQTFWSFVIGHGAFELTAITLSGSAGLRLGWALVAPGPLRRGEALRQAARASVQLIYGVLLLLLIAAFIEAYWSSKTAFTPLTKYTVGGVLWLLVLGYLGFAGRARHAPD, encoded by the coding sequence ATGAAACAGAGCCAGTTCGAAAGCCGCTACCAGTTGCAATGGCTGCACTTTACCCAGCAGCTCGAACGGCTGGAGGGCAACCGCGCCGAGCGCGGTGCCTTGTCGACCTTTGCCGAGGATTACCGACGGCTTTGCCATCACTTGGCGCTGGCCCGCGAGCGCGGCTACAGCAGCCACCTGGTGGACAGCTTGCAGCATCTGGCCTTGCGCGGCCATCAGCAACTCTACCGCCGCCGCAGCCACCTGGGCGCCAGCGTGCTGCAGTTTGTATTGGCCGGGTTCCCCCGGTTGGTGCGCCGCGAATGGCGTTTCGTGTTGTGTGCGAGCCTGCTGTTTTTTGTCAGCCTGATCCTGACGGGGCTGTTGGTCTACCGCTTTCCCAACCTGATTTACAGCATCGTCGACCCGCAACAGGTGGCCGAGATGGAGTCGATGTACGACCCCGACCAGAGCCGCCTGGGCCCGGCGGCCGAGCGCCTGGCCGGGCAAGACTGGCTGATGTTCGGCTACTACATCATGAACAACATCGGCATTGCCTTCCAGACCTTCGCCAGCGGCCTGCTGTTCGGCCTGGGCAGCCTGTTTTTCCTACTGTTCAACGGCCTTATGATTGGCGCGGTGGCCGGCCACCTCAGCGAAATCGGCTATGGGCAAACGTTCTGGTCATTCGTGATCGGCCACGGGGCCTTTGAATTGACCGCCATTACCCTGTCGGGCAGCGCCGGCCTGCGCCTGGGCTGGGCGCTGGTGGCCCCGGGCCCGCTGCGGCGCGGCGAAGCACTGCGCCAGGCAGCACGGGCCAGCGTGCAACTGATCTACGGGGTGCTGCTGCTGTTGCTGATCGCGGCCTTCATTGAGGCGTACTGGTCGTCGAAAACCGCGTTCACGCCCCTCACCAAATACACCGTGGGTGGCGTGCTGTGGTTGCTGGTATTGGGTTACCTGGGCTTTGCCGGGAGGGCCCGCCATGCGCCTGACTGA
- a CDS encoding RDD family protein codes for MPPPVDTRHAIETPEGIDLSLRPAGLVSRVLAFAIDLGVRGLILGILFMGLVYLGKLGLGLGAILLFLVNWWYMVLFEVLNQGRSPGKQLMGLAVVQDDGTPIGWSASLVRNLLRFVDMLPLGYFLGAISCLQHPTFKRLGDLAAGTLVIYLDPPPVRPQLPQVEPLAAPVALTLTEQRALMSFAERQGDLSPQRARELASIVAQALQVTPAEAPERINRIARGLLGPA; via the coding sequence TTGCCACCGCCCGTGGACACCCGCCATGCCATCGAAACCCCGGAAGGTATCGACCTGAGCCTGCGCCCGGCCGGCCTGGTGAGCCGCGTGCTGGCGTTCGCCATCGACCTGGGGGTGCGCGGGCTCATCCTGGGCATTCTGTTCATGGGGCTGGTTTACCTTGGCAAGCTGGGCCTGGGCCTGGGCGCGATCCTGTTGTTTCTGGTGAACTGGTGGTACATGGTGCTGTTCGAGGTGCTCAACCAAGGGCGCTCGCCGGGCAAGCAACTGATGGGCCTGGCCGTGGTACAGGATGACGGCACGCCCATCGGCTGGTCGGCCTCGCTGGTCCGCAACCTGCTGCGCTTCGTCGACATGCTGCCGTTGGGCTACTTCCTGGGCGCCATCAGTTGCCTGCAGCACCCGACGTTCAAACGCCTGGGCGACCTGGCCGCGGGTACGCTGGTGATTTACCTCGACCCGCCCCCCGTGCGCCCGCAATTGCCACAGGTCGAGCCGCTGGCCGCACCGGTGGCCCTGACCCTGACCGAACAGCGGGCATTGATGAGCTTTGCCGAGCGCCAGGGCGATCTGTCACCACAACGGGCGCGAGAGCTGGCGAGCATCGTCGCCCAGGCGCTGCAGGTGACGCCCGCCGAAGCGCCCGAACGAATCAACCGCATTGCCCGTGGCCTGTTGGGGCCTGCATGA
- the sbcB gene encoding exodeoxyribonuclease I, with protein MNSSIFWYDYETTGINPRADRALQVAGIRTDAELNEIDAPVNLYCRPSDDILPHPMASMITGITPDRLAEKGLCEAEFMTRVHAQLAAPGTCGAGYNTLRFDDEVTRYSLYRNFFDPYAREWQGGNSRWDLIDVVRAAYALRPQGIQWPEVDGKVSMKLELLTAANGIDHGQAHDALSDVRATIALARLLREKQPRLYDWLYQLRSKQKVLDQIRLMQPVVHICGRFSAARNYLGVVLPLAWHPRNRNALIVWDLHFDPQPLINEGAQVLRQRLYTRREELAEDQLPVALKIIHINRCPVVAPLGVLRAEDQQRLNLNMNNCQQRAAQLNASKALWTDKIAALYAQEDFTPSEDPEQQLYDGFIGDRDRRLCEQVRTLDPQQLASEPWMFDDERLPELLFRYRARNFPDTLAAAEHAQWLAFCKQRLSDAKYGAPNTLAGFRQALAELLPTATAQQRDILAQWQRYASDLAQRLGMQ; from the coding sequence GTGAATTCCAGCATTTTCTGGTACGACTACGAAACCACCGGCATCAACCCGCGCGCTGACCGGGCCTTGCAGGTCGCCGGTATTCGCACCGATGCCGAACTCAACGAGATCGATGCCCCGGTCAACCTGTACTGCCGGCCCAGCGACGATATCCTGCCGCACCCCATGGCCAGCATGATCACCGGCATCACTCCAGACAGGCTAGCTGAAAAAGGCCTGTGCGAAGCCGAGTTCATGACGCGGGTACATGCCCAACTGGCCGCGCCAGGTACGTGCGGTGCCGGTTACAACACCCTGCGGTTCGATGATGAGGTGACGCGCTACAGCCTGTACCGCAACTTTTTCGACCCCTATGCCCGCGAGTGGCAGGGCGGCAACAGCCGCTGGGACCTGATTGACGTGGTGCGCGCCGCCTATGCCTTGCGCCCGCAGGGTATCCAGTGGCCCGAGGTGGACGGCAAGGTCAGCATGAAGCTTGAGCTGCTCACGGCCGCCAATGGCATCGACCACGGCCAGGCCCACGATGCGCTCAGCGACGTGCGGGCGACGATTGCCCTGGCGCGTTTGCTGCGTGAAAAGCAGCCGCGCCTGTATGACTGGCTGTATCAGTTGCGCAGTAAGCAGAAAGTGCTCGACCAGATTCGCCTGATGCAACCGGTGGTGCATATTTGCGGGCGGTTCTCGGCGGCACGCAATTATCTGGGGGTGGTATTACCCTTGGCCTGGCACCCACGTAATCGTAATGCTTTGATAGTCTGGGACCTGCATTTTGATCCGCAGCCCCTGATTAACGAGGGCGCGCAGGTACTGCGCCAGCGGTTATACACACGTCGCGAAGAGTTGGCTGAAGATCAATTACCCGTGGCGCTTAAAATTATTCACATCAACCGTTGCCCGGTAGTCGCACCACTCGGCGTTTTGCGTGCCGAAGATCAGCAGCGGCTGAATCTGAACATGAATAATTGTCAGCAACGGGCAGCGCAGCTCAATGCATCAAAGGCGCTTTGGACCGATAAGATTGCAGCGCTGTATGCCCAGGAAGACTTCACCCCGAGCGAAGATCCCGAGCAGCAGTTATACGACGGTTTCATCGGTGACCGGGACCGGCGGCTATGCGAGCAAGTACGCACATTGGACCCGCAGCAATTGGCGAGCGAGCCGTGGATGTTCGATGATGAACGTTTGCCGGAATTATTATTTCGATACCGTGCACGTAACTTTCCCGATACCTTGGCGGCCGCCGAGCACGCGCAATGGCTGGCGTTCTGCAAGCAACGCTTGAGCGATGCCAAGTACGGCGCGCCGAACACCTTGGCCGGCTTCAGGCAGGCGCTTGCCGAGCTGCTGCCCACCGCGACGGCGCAGCAGCGCGACATTCTGGCGCAGTGGCAGCGTTATGCGAGTGACTTGGCACAACGCCTCGGGATGCAATAG
- the mvaT gene encoding histone-like nucleoid-structuring protein MvaT, whose product MSLINEYRATEEAIKELQARLKNLSQDDKLQTELEFEGKLRTLMGEYSKSLRDIIALLDPEAKLNKAPRGGAVKPAGTKRARKVKQYKNPHNGEVIETKGGNHKTLKEWKAKWGGDVVEGWATLLG is encoded by the coding sequence ATGTCCCTGATCAACGAATACCGCGCCACCGAAGAAGCAATCAAAGAACTGCAAGCTCGCCTGAAAAACCTGTCGCAAGACGACAAACTGCAAACCGAGCTGGAATTCGAAGGCAAACTGCGCACCTTGATGGGCGAGTACTCGAAATCCCTGCGTGACATCATCGCGCTGCTGGATCCTGAAGCCAAACTGAACAAAGCCCCTCGTGGCGGTGCTGTTAAGCCTGCCGGCACCAAACGTGCTCGCAAAGTTAAACAGTACAAAAACCCGCACAACGGCGAAGTCATCGAAACCAAAGGTGGCAACCACAAGACGCTGAAAGAGTGGAAAGCCAAGTGGGGCGGCGACGTGGTTGAAGGCTGGGCAACTCTGCTCGGTTAA
- the purU gene encoding formyltetrahydrofolate deformylase — translation MRTFRLVIACPDRVGIVAKVSNFLASHNGWINEASHHSDDQSGWFFMRHEIRADTLPFGIEAFREAFAPIAEEFSMVWRITDTEQKKRVVLMASRESHCLADLLHRWHSDELDCDIACVISNHDDLRSMVEWHGIPYYHVPVNPQDKQPAFAEVSRLVNHHEADVVVLARYMQILPPQLCQEYAQKVINIHHSFLPSFVGAKPYHQASLRGVKLIGATCHYVTEELDAGPIIEQDVVRVNHADSIEDMVRFGRDVEKMVLARGLRYHLEDRVLVHGNRTVVFN, via the coding sequence ATGCGCACCTTTCGGCTGGTTATCGCTTGCCCGGACCGCGTTGGCATCGTTGCCAAAGTCAGTAATTTCCTGGCTTCCCATAACGGCTGGATCAATGAAGCAAGCCACCACTCCGACGACCAGAGTGGTTGGTTCTTCATGCGCCATGAAATTCGCGCCGACACACTGCCGTTCGGCATCGAGGCGTTTCGCGAGGCGTTCGCGCCGATCGCCGAAGAGTTTTCCATGGTCTGGCGCATCACCGACACCGAACAGAAAAAACGCGTGGTGTTGATGGCCAGCCGCGAGTCCCATTGCCTGGCAGACTTGCTGCACCGCTGGCACAGCGATGAACTCGATTGCGACATCGCCTGTGTCATCTCCAACCACGATGACTTGCGCAGCATGGTCGAGTGGCACGGTATTCCTTATTACCACGTGCCGGTGAACCCGCAAGACAAACAACCGGCGTTCGCCGAAGTGTCGCGCCTGGTCAACCACCACGAAGCCGACGTGGTCGTGCTGGCTCGCTACATGCAAATCCTGCCGCCACAGTTGTGCCAGGAGTATGCGCAAAAGGTCATTAACATTCACCACAGCTTCCTGCCCTCGTTCGTGGGCGCCAAGCCTTACCACCAGGCTTCGCTGCGGGGCGTGAAGTTGATCGGCGCCACCTGTCACTACGTGACTGAAGAGCTCGACGCCGGCCCAATCATCGAACAGGACGTGGTACGGGTTAACCACGCCGACAGCATCGAAGACATGGTGCGTTTCGGTCGTGACGTCGAGAAGATGGTGCTGGCGCGCGGCTTGCGGTACCACTTGGAAGACCGCGTGCTGGTGCACGGCAACCGCACGGTGGTGTTCAACTGA
- a CDS encoding lysylphosphatidylglycerol synthase transmembrane domain-containing protein produces MKRYLWLAAGLIAAVSIPLVLGGRDTLAQLQRFPLPLWLCLLGMIVLCWGINALRQRLLLGEDRHRLSYRHSLGLVMASEFAYCATPGGSGGPLTLLALLGRQGVRPAKASAVFAMDQLSDLLFFLCALIGILFYALFHHLNRNVQGLLGFSAVLLVAALLGVIGLARYHRSVIRFNGAALRRLGVQAPRRRRWARKLLHFLDAFGDTFRLPWQQLLQVFVLTCLHWGLRYSVLYLALQGLGADLQWAWTFLIQMLSLSAGQFSLMPGGAGTAELTSAALLAPMVGKGTAAAAILIWRAVTYYFYLIAGGPVFLMLVGRPMVNRMMGMR; encoded by the coding sequence GTGAAGCGTTACCTATGGCTGGCAGCTGGGCTGATCGCCGCGGTCAGCATTCCTCTGGTGCTGGGGGGCCGCGACACACTGGCACAACTGCAGCGCTTCCCCCTGCCGCTGTGGCTGTGCCTGTTGGGCATGATTGTGCTGTGCTGGGGCATCAATGCCCTGCGCCAGCGTTTGCTGCTGGGTGAAGACCGCCATCGGCTAAGTTACCGTCACAGCCTGGGCCTGGTCATGGCCAGCGAATTCGCCTATTGCGCCACCCCCGGTGGCAGTGGCGGCCCCTTGACCCTGCTGGCCTTGCTCGGTCGCCAAGGCGTGCGCCCGGCCAAAGCCAGCGCGGTGTTCGCCATGGACCAGCTCAGTGATTTGCTGTTTTTTCTCTGCGCCCTGATCGGTATTCTTTTCTATGCCCTGTTTCATCACCTGAACCGCAATGTGCAGGGCCTGCTGGGCTTCAGCGCCGTACTGCTGGTGGCGGCCTTGCTCGGGGTCATTGGGCTGGCGCGATACCACCGTTCGGTGATCCGCTTCAATGGCGCGGCGTTACGCCGCCTTGGCGTACAAGCACCCCGCAGACGTCGCTGGGCGCGCAAGCTGCTGCATTTTCTGGACGCCTTTGGCGATACCTTCCGGCTGCCTTGGCAACAACTGCTCCAGGTATTCGTGCTGACCTGCCTGCATTGGGGTCTGCGCTACAGCGTGTTGTACCTGGCGCTGCAGGGCCTTGGCGCCGACCTGCAATGGGCCTGGACGTTCCTGATCCAGATGCTCTCGCTGAGCGCCGGGCAGTTCAGCCTGATGCCCGGGGGCGCTGGGACCGCAGAGTTGACCTCGGCCGCCTTGCTGGCACCCATGGTCGGCAAAGGCACCGCTGCGGCCGCGATCCTGATCTGGCGGGCAGTCACCTATTACTTCTACCTGATTGCCGGCGGGCCGGTGTTCCTGATGCTGGTGGGCCGGCCGATGGTCAACCGAATGATGGGGATGCGGTGA
- a CDS encoding DUF2334 domain-containing protein produces MAEVLVVLHDVSPQTWEDYQPFVEAVDALGEIPMTWLVVPDFHHHNDLDNFPAFRRLLARRLELGDELALHGYYHADDGPMPVSPQDFFMRRIYTWEGEFYRLSADQALARLEAGLAMFQRHDWPVDGFVAPAWLMSEGTRHALRQLPLAWTSDPQHLYTLPDFTQVDAPGLVWSAGSAWRRGLSKVLSDWRTQHWHQAPCIRLGLHPVDMRHDFSRNYWLDTLKQLLEEGRQPLTKSAWLARQKAHRSAA; encoded by the coding sequence ATGGCTGAGGTCCTGGTCGTGCTACACGACGTTTCCCCGCAAACCTGGGAAGACTACCAGCCGTTCGTCGAGGCAGTGGACGCCCTGGGCGAAATCCCCATGACCTGGCTGGTGGTGCCCGACTTTCATCACCATAACGATCTGGACAACTTCCCGGCCTTCCGGCGCCTGTTGGCCCGGCGCCTGGAACTGGGCGACGAACTGGCGCTGCACGGCTATTACCATGCCGACGATGGCCCGATGCCCGTGTCGCCCCAGGACTTTTTCATGCGGCGCATTTATACCTGGGAGGGCGAGTTCTACCGGCTCAGTGCAGACCAGGCCCTGGCGCGGCTGGAGGCGGGCCTGGCCATGTTTCAACGGCACGACTGGCCGGTGGACGGCTTCGTCGCCCCCGCCTGGTTGATGAGCGAGGGTACGCGCCACGCGTTGCGGCAGTTGCCCCTGGCCTGGACCAGCGACCCGCAACACCTCTACACCCTACCCGACTTCACCCAGGTGGATGCGCCGGGTTTGGTATGGAGTGCCGGCAGCGCTTGGCGCCGCGGCTTGTCTAAAGTGCTCAGCGACTGGCGCACGCAACACTGGCACCAAGCCCCCTGCATTCGCCTGGGGTTGCACCCGGTGGACATGCGCCACGACTTTTCCCGCAACTATTGGCTCGACACCCTCAAGCAGTTGCTGGAAGAAGGCCGGCAGCCGCTGACCAAATCGGCTTGGCTGGCACGCCAGAAGGCGCACAGGTCGGCCGCGTGA
- a CDS encoding glycosyltransferase family 4 protein, giving the protein MLIVHIADITMFYAPASGGVRTYLDAKHRRLGLNPGVRHSLLVPGANLSNENGIYQVPAPAVPFGNGYRFPLRLAPWRKVLNDLQPDLIEVGDPYLTAWAALDARRQLDVPVIGFYHSDLPLLVSNRMGNWFTPNVEAYVSKLYGNFDRVLAPSQVMADKLRGLGIRNVHVQRLGVDLNTFHPQWRDPGLREELGIADDTRLLIFAGRGSKEKNLPVLLECMKRLGSKYHLLLVGSHMPTSVPRNVTVVDHFCPATEVARLLASADALLHGGDQETFGLVILEAMASGIPVVAVAAGAFTEIVHPDCGLLCQPNDPLAMAHAVRELFGADCQQIGRTARAHVEHHYAWDSVVSGLLEHYRAVLGHAPMPMRAHG; this is encoded by the coding sequence ATGCTGATCGTGCATATCGCTGACATCACCATGTTCTACGCCCCCGCCAGTGGCGGCGTGAGAACCTATCTTGATGCCAAACATCGCCGACTGGGGTTAAACCCCGGCGTACGCCACAGCCTGCTGGTTCCGGGTGCCAACCTGAGCAACGAAAACGGCATCTACCAGGTGCCGGCACCGGCCGTGCCGTTTGGCAACGGCTATCGCTTCCCGCTGCGCCTGGCGCCCTGGCGAAAGGTGCTCAACGACCTGCAACCCGACCTGATCGAAGTGGGCGACCCCTACCTCACCGCCTGGGCCGCGCTGGATGCGCGGCGCCAGTTGGATGTGCCTGTGATCGGTTTCTATCACTCCGACCTGCCGTTGCTGGTGAGCAACCGCATGGGCAACTGGTTCACGCCCAATGTCGAAGCCTATGTCAGCAAACTGTATGGCAATTTCGACCGGGTATTGGCGCCCAGCCAAGTCATGGCGGACAAACTGCGCGGGCTGGGGATTCGCAACGTCCATGTGCAACGCCTGGGGGTGGATTTGAATACCTTCCACCCACAATGGCGTGATCCGGGCCTGCGTGAAGAGCTGGGCATCGCCGACGACACCCGGCTGCTGATATTCGCCGGGCGCGGCTCCAAGGAAAAGAACCTGCCAGTGTTGCTCGAATGCATGAAGCGCCTGGGCAGCAAGTACCATCTGTTGCTGGTGGGTTCGCACATGCCCACCAGCGTGCCGCGCAACGTCACAGTGGTGGACCACTTTTGCCCGGCCACCGAGGTCGCGCGGCTGCTGGCCAGCGCCGATGCGCTGTTGCACGGCGGCGATCAGGAAACCTTCGGCCTGGTCATCCTTGAAGCCATGGCCAGCGGCATTCCGGTGGTGGCGGTCGCCGCAGGCGCCTTCACCGAAATCGTTCACCCCGACTGCGGCCTGCTGTGCCAGCCCAATGACCCGCTGGCCATGGCCCATGCCGTGCGCGAGCTGTTCGGCGCTGATTGCCAGCAAATCGGCCGAACGGCCAGGGCCCATGTAGAGCACCATTACGCCTGGGACAGCGTGGTCAGCGGCCTGTTGGAACATTACCGAGCGGTATTGGGCCATGCGCCAATGCCGATGCGCGCCCATGGCTGA
- a CDS encoding methyl-accepting chemotaxis protein: protein MNKNLKFSHKILIAASLIVMAAFALFTLYNDYLQRNAIRKDLESYLQEMGDVTSTSISNWFDGRILLVQNLAQNIALNPEPANITNLLEQPALLNTFMAIYLGDTQGTFYNRPVTTMPAGYDPRVRPWYKSAQATSGPVLTEPYIDMATNKLVISIVAAASQAGKNLGVVGGDLSLEVMDKIISSIDLGGMGYAFLVNSEGRILVHPNKNLVMKTLAEVTPDNPPRIDRALSEVVVDGKTRILTFAPVKGLPSVNWYIGLSVDKDKAFAMLSQFRTSAVIATVVAVVIIIALLGLLIGLLLGPLNTMTRAMQDIADGEGDLTKRLTIHSQDEFGILGNAFNRFVERVHGSIREVSSATEQVNEVALRVVSASNSSMLNSDEQANRTNSVAAAINQLGAAAQEIAHNAALASQQASSARELASEGQQVVEQSIQAMNRLSGLISTSSGHLEALNSKTVNIGQILEVITSISQQTNLLALNAAIEAARAGEAGRGFAVVADEVRNLAHRTQESAQQVQTMIEELQVGARASVSTMGESQRHSQDSVTIANQAGERLGSVTLRIGEIDGMNQSVATATEEQTAVVDAINMDINEINALNQEGIENLNATLRACSDLEQQAARLKQLVGSFRI, encoded by the coding sequence ATGAATAAAAACCTCAAGTTCAGTCACAAAATACTGATCGCCGCGTCACTCATCGTGATGGCCGCCTTCGCCCTGTTTACCCTGTACAACGACTACCTGCAGCGCAATGCCATCCGTAAGGACCTGGAAAGTTACCTGCAGGAAATGGGCGATGTCACCTCCACCAGCATCAGCAACTGGTTCGACGGGCGCATCCTGCTGGTGCAGAACCTGGCGCAGAACATCGCCTTGAACCCCGAGCCAGCCAACATCACCAACCTGCTGGAACAACCGGCACTGCTCAACACCTTCATGGCCATTTACCTGGGCGACACCCAGGGCACCTTTTACAACCGCCCCGTCACCACCATGCCCGCAGGCTATGACCCGCGCGTGCGCCCCTGGTACAAAAGCGCCCAGGCCACCAGCGGGCCGGTGCTGACCGAGCCCTACATCGACATGGCCACCAACAAACTGGTGATTTCCATCGTTGCCGCCGCCAGCCAAGCCGGCAAGAACCTGGGCGTGGTCGGCGGCGACCTGAGCCTGGAGGTGATGGACAAAATAATCAGCTCCATTGACTTGGGCGGCATGGGCTACGCGTTCCTGGTCAACAGTGAAGGCCGGATCCTGGTGCATCCCAACAAGAACCTGGTGATGAAGACCCTGGCCGAAGTCACCCCGGACAATCCGCCGCGCATCGACCGCGCGCTGAGCGAAGTGGTGGTGGACGGCAAGACCCGCATCCTCACCTTTGCCCCGGTCAAGGGCCTGCCCTCGGTAAACTGGTACATCGGCCTGTCGGTGGATAAAGACAAAGCCTTCGCCATGCTCAGCCAGTTCCGCACCTCGGCGGTGATCGCCACGGTGGTGGCGGTGGTCATCATCATTGCCCTGCTGGGCTTGCTGATCGGCCTGTTGCTGGGCCCGCTGAACACCATGACCCGTGCCATGCAGGACATCGCCGACGGTGAAGGCGACCTGACCAAGCGCCTGACCATCCACAGCCAGGACGAATTCGGCATCCTGGGCAATGCCTTCAACCGTTTCGTGGAGCGCGTGCATGGCTCGATTCGCGAAGTGTCCTCGGCCACCGAGCAGGTCAATGAAGTCGCCCTGCGCGTGGTCAGTGCCTCGAACTCCTCGATGCTTAACTCTGACGAGCAGGCCAACCGCACCAACAGTGTCGCCGCCGCGATCAACCAACTGGGTGCCGCCGCCCAGGAAATCGCCCATAACGCGGCGCTGGCCTCGCAACAGGCCAGCAGTGCGCGGGAACTGGCCAGCGAAGGCCAGCAGGTGGTGGAACAGAGCATCCAGGCGATGAACCGCCTGTCCGGCCTGATCAGCACCTCCAGTGGTCACTTGGAGGCGCTTAACAGTAAAACCGTGAACATCGGGCAGATTCTCGAGGTCATCACCAGTATCTCCCAGCAAACCAACTTGCTGGCGCTGAACGCCGCCATCGAAGCGGCCCGTGCCGGTGAGGCCGGGCGCGGCTTCGCGGTCGTGGCCGATGAAGTGCGCAACCTGGCCCACCGCACCCAGGAATCGGCGCAGCAAGTGCAAACCATGATCGAGGAGCTGCAAGTGGGTGCCCGCGCCTCCGTCAGCACCATGGGCGAAAGCCAGCGCCACAGCCAGGACAGTGTGACCATCGCCAACCAGGCCGGGGAGCGCCTGGGCAGCGTTACCCTGCGCATCGGCGAAATCGACGGCATGAACCAGTCGGTGGCCACCGCCACGGAAGAGCAGACCGCCGTGGTCGATGCCATTAACATGGACATCAACGAGATCAACGCCCTCAACCAGGAAGGTATCGAGAACCTCAACGCCACCCTGCGTGCCTGCAGCGACCTGGAGCAACAGGCCGCCCGCCTCAAACAATTGGTAGGCAGCTTCCGTATCTGA